In Candidatus Vesicomyosocius okutanii, one DNA window encodes the following:
- the dinG gene encoding ATP-dependent DNA helicase DinG gives MLSNELKTKIHQSFKNLKENMNGFITRQAQNKMIAEISKTLSGEYKNSHNILCVEAPTGIGKTFAYLLGSIHIAKANKKKLIISSANVALQEQLFFKDIPQAQQYCCVDFEYTLIKGRSRYVCIRNLINICEDNKNDNPLFESMPLFDKPPEEYPLEQLSKMLYNYSTKKWNGEIDDLIPTTNHSIWQQIACNRFTCTVKNCEFYKDCAFFKTRQKITKADVIVANHDLVLADLSTGNTVLPDVSKSIFIFDEAHHLNSKALSHFSLTTSTEFIKTSVKQTKEVSETLCKISKQNIPNINIKQIDNYITDLIQLLEQLKFNENIYLFNQGVIDEPIKQISRNILTLIEIIQTKFTLLKEFWSDYLKKTVINKSIHGPINNMAGQCEQHLLSIIALFSSFLQIDEPNKIPNSRWIKKSILTTSKRTNYLLNSAQTDISENLDHLIWSKASGAILTSATLTSLGSFERLNKQLGLLRNENQYLRLPSPFMFNQVDLIIAKLKASPTQVYEHTQETTLQLLKRLDSDEGSLVLFTSNKQMQIVANLIDKKLNCTLFIQGEYPKKNILKKHINLRKQGKGSIIFGLDSFSEGIDLKGNNLTHVIITKLRFSVPTSPIDRTLATYLKSQNRNPFMEISLPDASLKLIQACGRLIRTETDVGKITIFDNRLISKFYGKLLLNALPNYNIIIE, from the coding sequence ATGCTTTCAAATGAGCTAAAAACTAAAATCCATCAGTCATTTAAAAACTTAAAAGAAAACATGAATGGCTTTATTACACGTCAAGCACAAAACAAAATGATTGCTGAAATCTCTAAGACTTTATCAGGAGAATATAAAAATAGCCATAACATTTTATGTGTTGAAGCGCCAACAGGAATTGGAAAAACATTTGCTTACTTGCTTGGTAGTATCCATATAGCTAAAGCTAATAAAAAGAAATTAATTATCTCTAGTGCCAATGTTGCGTTGCAAGAACAACTGTTCTTTAAAGATATACCTCAAGCACAACAATACTGCTGCGTTGATTTTGAATATACTTTAATCAAGGGGCGTTCACGTTACGTTTGTATTCGTAATTTAATCAACATATGTGAAGATAATAAAAATGATAACCCTTTATTTGAATCAATGCCATTGTTTGATAAACCACCAGAAGAATATCCATTAGAACAACTTAGTAAAATGCTGTATAACTATTCAACCAAGAAATGGAATGGAGAAATTGACGATTTAATACCCACAACAAATCATTCTATTTGGCAACAAATAGCTTGCAACCGCTTTACTTGCACGGTAAAAAATTGTGAATTTTATAAAGATTGTGCTTTCTTTAAAACTAGACAAAAAATTACAAAAGCAGATGTTATTGTCGCTAATCATGATTTAGTTTTAGCTGATCTTAGCACTGGTAATACCGTATTACCAGATGTTAGTAAATCAATTTTTATATTTGATGAAGCACATCACTTAAACTCAAAAGCATTATCACACTTTTCATTAACAACTAGTACTGAGTTTATTAAAACTAGCGTCAAGCAAACTAAAGAAGTTAGTGAAACATTATGTAAAATTAGCAAACAAAATATACCTAATATTAATATCAAACAAATTGATAATTATATAACAGATTTAATTCAATTATTAGAACAACTAAAATTTAATGAAAACATTTACTTATTTAACCAAGGCGTTATTGATGAGCCTATCAAACAAATAAGTAGAAATATTCTAACACTCATTGAAATTATTCAAACTAAATTCACACTTTTAAAAGAATTTTGGAGTGATTATTTAAAAAAAACAGTCATAAATAAAAGTATTCATGGCCCTATTAACAATATGGCTGGACAATGTGAACAGCACTTACTCAGTATTATAGCTTTATTTTCATCCTTCTTGCAAATAGATGAACCAAATAAAATACCAAATTCACGTTGGATTAAAAAAAGTATACTCACAACAAGTAAAAGAACTAACTACTTGCTTAATAGCGCACAAACTGATATTTCAGAAAATCTAGATCACCTTATTTGGTCCAAAGCTTCAGGTGCCATTCTTACTTCAGCTACTTTAACATCACTAGGTAGTTTTGAACGCTTGAATAAACAATTAGGTTTACTAAGAAATGAAAACCAATATTTACGCTTACCCTCACCTTTTATGTTTAATCAAGTAGATCTTATTATTGCTAAACTGAAAGCTAGCCCAACCCAAGTGTATGAACATACACAAGAAACAACATTGCAACTACTTAAACGGCTCGATAGTGATGAGGGTTCACTAGTACTATTTACCTCTAACAAACAAATGCAAATAGTGGCAAACTTGATAGATAAAAAACTAAATTGTACTTTATTTATACAAGGAGAATATCCTAAAAAAAACATATTAAAAAAACATATTAACCTGCGAAAACAAGGTAAAGGAAGTATTATTTTTGGACTAGATAGTTTTTCCGAAGGAATAGACTTAAAAGGCAATAACCTTACTCATGTTATCATTACTAAGTTACGCTTTAGCGTTCCAACTTCACCTATTGATAGAACGCTAGCCACCTATCTTAAATCACAAAATAGGAACCCTTTTATGGAAATATCTCTACCTGATGCATCACTTAAACTCATTCAAGCTTGTGGTCGCTTAATTAGAACAGAAACTGATGTAGGGAAAATCACCATCTTTGATAACCGTCTGATCTCTAAATTTTATGGAAAACTACTACTCAATGCCTTGCCAAACTATAATATAATTATAGAATAG
- a CDS encoding sensor histidine kinase, which yields MVLNQYLSLKKTPPAWIWVLIFLLSISGTFYLGLNPDFIAHWWGYLVGFNIIMSLVAVYYVYVDVLRLKRDVKGDVVGSKFTWSFVKIVPVLVIVPVLSFYMFSFQTIQNNVKDSEKAFNVFSQNFIQQVNGLYSGVQKIRDERYTEQTKRLLTLITSFGSFQKDVKNYAQSMQIFLDGLIDKGWACQITLLNAQEEMVAKTANVTNCMVIKEQPLLGAQPRMINEDETANVIQVKMSTRYLFNVSSQDIFVIDVVYATDPGLLGFLSQVRGFASAAQNIKFEINTSITQKRFMIDFSSTILLAILSAIMVVFRMIERLMKPLNNLSIAAQEIAKGNYDVRIAKQEESEDVRSLIEQFNTMSRQIKASREDLDTHNLYLETILKYSYGVIALDQNRKIRLINPVVGTMLGIKDEKLFIGKKCNIIVDCCSNLEPLFLMTQDKFKQDESEWSEEIEITLVDRHLLLSCQGAALKNDNETLGFVIIIKDISKLNRAQKKAAWGEVAKRMAHEIKNPLTPILLSAQRLRNRFLISLEGKDLDVIDKTTNTIIHQVQSMDAMLSAFADYANTPQVERMPCNLNALINQSILLYDDISKMNIDLDLAVNIPLLFLDSNSISRVLINLVKNASEAMIDGRDLNVKIVTEYLLKQAIVRLSIIDNGDGFDKHVIDRVFEPYVTTKAQGGGLGMTIVQNIIKQHKAKIFASNINPHGAMITIEFDCKG from the coding sequence ATGGTTCTTAACCAATATTTGAGTTTAAAGAAGACACCGCCAGCATGGATTTGGGTGCTTATTTTTTTACTGTCTATTTCTGGTACTTTTTATTTAGGGCTCAACCCTGATTTTATTGCACACTGGTGGGGATATTTAGTTGGATTTAATATCATCATGAGTTTGGTTGCTGTTTATTATGTTTATGTAGATGTATTGCGTCTTAAACGTGATGTTAAAGGTGATGTTGTAGGTTCTAAGTTTACTTGGTCTTTTGTTAAAATTGTGCCAGTTTTGGTGATTGTGCCAGTCTTATCTTTTTATATGTTTTCATTTCAAACGATTCAAAATAATGTGAAAGATTCAGAGAAAGCTTTTAATGTTTTCAGTCAAAATTTTATTCAACAGGTTAATGGTTTGTATAGTGGTGTGCAAAAAATTAGAGATGAGCGTTATACTGAACAAACAAAAAGATTACTAACTTTAATTACTTCCTTTGGTAGCTTCCAAAAAGATGTTAAAAATTATGCACAAAGTATGCAAATATTTCTTGATGGTTTGATTGATAAAGGTTGGGCTTGTCAAATTACATTATTAAATGCTCAAGAAGAAATGGTTGCTAAAACAGCAAATGTGACTAATTGTATGGTGATTAAAGAGCAGCCATTGTTAGGTGCACAACCACGTATGATTAATGAAGATGAAACCGCAAATGTTATTCAAGTGAAAATGTCAACACGTTATCTCTTTAATGTATCAAGTCAAGATATATTTGTTATTGATGTGGTGTATGCGACTGATCCAGGACTTTTAGGATTTTTGTCTCAAGTTAGAGGATTTGCTAGTGCAGCACAAAATATTAAGTTTGAAATTAACACTTCAATTACTCAAAAACGTTTTATGATTGATTTTTCGTCTACAATATTGTTGGCAATACTTAGTGCGATTATGGTGGTTTTTCGCATGATTGAACGGTTGATGAAGCCACTGAATAATTTATCCATTGCTGCGCAAGAGATTGCTAAAGGCAATTATGATGTACGTATTGCTAAACAAGAAGAAAGTGAAGATGTACGTAGTTTAATTGAACAATTTAATACTATGTCTAGACAAATCAAAGCTTCTCGTGAAGACTTAGATACGCATAATTTGTATTTAGAGACAATTCTTAAATATTCTTATGGTGTAATTGCGCTTGATCAGAATAGGAAAATACGCCTTATTAATCCAGTGGTTGGCACAATGTTGGGTATTAAAGATGAGAAGTTATTTATAGGTAAAAAATGTAATATTATTGTTGATTGTTGTTCAAATTTAGAACCTTTGTTTTTAATGACACAAGATAAATTTAAACAAGATGAAAGTGAGTGGAGCGAGGAGATTGAAATTACTTTAGTTGATCGACATTTGTTATTATCGTGCCAAGGAGCGGCACTTAAAAATGATAATGAAACTTTGGGTTTTGTGATTATAATTAAGGATATTTCGAAATTAAATAGAGCTCAAAAAAAAGCTGCCTGGGGAGAGGTGGCGAAGCGTATGGCACACGAAATTAAGAATCCATTAACACCAATTTTATTATCTGCCCAACGTCTTAGGAATCGATTTCTAATTTCTTTAGAAGGTAAGGATTTAGATGTTATTGATAAGACTACAAATACTATTATTCATCAAGTTCAGTCTATGGATGCCATGTTGAGTGCATTTGCTGATTATGCTAATACACCCCAGGTTGAAAGAATGCCTTGTAATCTCAATGCATTAATTAACCAATCTATTTTACTTTATGACGATATAAGTAAAATGAATATTGATTTAGACTTGGCTGTTAATATTCCACTATTGTTCTTAGATAGTAACAGTATTTCTAGGGTATTAATTAATTTAGTGAAAAATGCCAGTGAAGCTATGATTGACGGACGTGATTTAAACGTTAAAATTGTAACAGAGTATTTACTAAAACAGGCTATTGTGCGTTTAAGTATCATAGATAATGGTGATGGTTTTGATAAACATGTGATTGATAGAGTGTTTGAACCTTATGTGACGACTAAAGCTCAAGGTGGTGGTCTTGGGATGACGATTGTGCAGAACATCATAAAACAACATAAGGCAAAAATATTTGCTAGTAATATTAATCCACACGGTGCTATGATTACCATTGAATTTGATTGTAAGGGATAA
- a CDS encoding response regulator, whose product MDDVLVIGSILIIDDENINAETMMDILEDVNYHVVLAANANQAKIIIKDQSFDLVMMDVWMPGQDGMSLLEEWTQADFSTPIVMMSGHAEHQDVVKAIKFGAVDFLKKPLHDFLPLIRKILSEQVLEKSRYNVNNIEFNVPLKEARNIFEVQYFNHHLKENNHNIAKVAAFAGLERTTLYRKLKDLGIDKK is encoded by the coding sequence ATGGATGATGTATTAGTCATTGGTAGTATTCTTATCATTGATGATGAAAATATTAATGCTGAAACAATGATGGATATATTGGAAGATGTTAATTACCACGTGGTTCTTGCAGCTAATGCTAATCAAGCTAAAATTATTATAAAAGACCAATCTTTTGACTTGGTTATGATGGATGTTTGGATGCCTGGTCAGGATGGTATGTCATTATTAGAAGAATGGACTCAAGCTGATTTTTCTACACCGATTGTGATGATGTCCGGACATGCTGAGCATCAAGATGTGGTTAAAGCAATTAAATTTGGTGCAGTTGATTTTTTGAAAAAACCATTGCATGATTTTTTGCCATTAATACGTAAAATTCTATCTGAACAAGTACTAGAAAAATCTAGATATAATGTTAATAATATTGAGTTTAATGTACCACTTAAAGAGGCAAGAAATATTTTTGAAGTACAGTATTTCAATCACCATTTAAAAGAGAATAATCATAACATTGCTAAGGTTGCAGCATTTGCAGGGTTAGAAAGAACCACCTTATATCGCAAGTTAAAAGATTTAGGCATTGATAAAAAATAA
- the ppa gene encoding inorganic diphosphatase translates to MQNSLKPVSAGNIPDEVNVIIEIPANSSPIKYEIDKETGAMFVDRFISTPMFYPCNYGFVPETLSDDGDPTDILVITPYPLIHDSVITARPIGILYMTDEAGKDSKILAVPIDKLCKSYHDIKCIDDVGITLKKQIEHFFTYYKDLEEGKWVKIDGWGNSIKAKKELQASFNYYYQ, encoded by the coding sequence ATGCAAAATAGTTTAAAACCAGTTTCAGCAGGTAATATTCCTGATGAAGTAAATGTTATTATTGAGATTCCAGCAAATTCATCACCCATTAAGTATGAAATTGATAAAGAAACAGGCGCAATGTTTGTAGATCGTTTTATTTCAACACCTATGTTTTACCCTTGTAATTATGGTTTTGTACCAGAAACATTATCAGATGATGGTGACCCAACTGATATTTTAGTGATTACACCTTATCCATTAATTCATGATAGTGTCATTACAGCACGCCCAATTGGAATTTTATATATGACTGATGAAGCAGGAAAAGATTCAAAAATATTAGCCGTACCTATTGATAAATTATGTAAATCTTATCATGATATTAAATGTATTGACGATGTAGGTATTACTCTTAAAAAACAAATTGAACATTTCTTTACTTACTACAAAGATCTTGAAGAGGGAAAATGGGTGAAAATTGATGGTTGGGGTAATTCTATTAAAGCCAAAAAAGAGCTTCAAGCTTCTTTTAACTATTACTATCAATAA
- a CDS encoding TrkH family potassium uptake protein, translating into MQFSIVFKTVGLLLMLFSLTQLPPIIVDFIYAQNEALYFITAFFLTLLSGFVLWLPFKNSTKDFRIREGVLVVVSFWLVLSLFATTPFLLSTSLEMSFSDAFFESMSGLTTTGATVLSGLDGLPKALLYYRQQLQWLGGMGIIVLAVAILPMLGVGGMELYHAESSGISKERLTPKLTQTAKALWKIYISLTVACALSYYFAGMDVFNAIGYSYSTIAIGGFSTHDVSIGYFNSYAIELVAIIFMLLAGVNFSLHFLVWRKNNIFIYLKDSEFKTYLLILGISIMLISGYLFDTGYYKTIEESVRYGVFQSVSMVTTTGFVSTDFSLWPFVLPVFLIFVSFIGACAGSTGGGIKVVRILLMFKLAMQEIKKFIHPNAQINIKLNQKSVSENTLVSVWGFLSLYVIAFVVIMLMLMFSGLEQVSAFSAAAASINNLGPGLGDVSANYGGISDTAKWILSFSMLLGRLEILTLMALLHKAFWRF; encoded by the coding sequence ATGCAGTTTAGTATTGTTTTTAAAACTGTTGGTTTGTTGCTAATGTTGTTTAGTTTAACTCAATTACCACCTATTATTGTTGATTTTATTTACGCTCAGAATGAAGCCTTATATTTTATAACTGCTTTTTTTTTAACATTATTAAGTGGTTTTGTTTTATGGTTGCCTTTTAAAAACTCAACCAAAGATTTCAGAATTCGTGAAGGTGTGTTAGTAGTAGTGAGTTTTTGGTTGGTTTTATCTTTATTTGCTACCACGCCATTTTTATTATCAACGTCTTTAGAAATGTCCTTTAGTGATGCATTTTTTGAATCTATGTCAGGGCTAACAACTACGGGTGCAACAGTGCTTTCTGGATTAGATGGTTTACCTAAAGCACTTTTGTATTATCGTCAGCAGCTGCAGTGGCTTGGTGGTATGGGTATTATTGTTTTAGCGGTTGCAATTTTGCCAATGTTAGGTGTTGGTGGTATGGAGCTTTATCATGCAGAATCAAGTGGTATCTCTAAAGAAAGACTTACGCCAAAACTAACTCAAACAGCTAAAGCATTATGGAAAATTTATATCAGTCTTACTGTTGCTTGTGCATTGAGTTATTACTTTGCGGGTATGGATGTGTTTAATGCAATTGGGTACAGTTATTCGACTATTGCTATTGGCGGTTTTTCTACTCATGATGTGTCAATTGGTTATTTTAATTCTTATGCAATTGAATTGGTGGCAATAATATTTATGTTATTAGCAGGTGTTAATTTTTCACTGCATTTTCTTGTTTGGCGTAAAAATAATATTTTTATTTATTTGAAAGATTCTGAGTTTAAAACTTATTTGTTAATTTTGGGTATATCAATTATGTTAATATCAGGTTATTTGTTTGATACAGGTTATTATAAAACCATTGAAGAATCAGTTAGATATGGTGTATTTCAAAGTGTTTCTATGGTAACGACTACAGGGTTTGTCAGTACAGATTTTTCATTATGGCCATTTGTGTTACCAGTATTTTTAATCTTTGTTAGTTTTATTGGTGCTTGCGCTGGCTCTACAGGAGGCGGTATTAAAGTTGTTAGAATATTGCTAATGTTTAAATTAGCCATGCAGGAAATTAAAAAATTTATACACCCTAATGCACAAATTAATATTAAACTTAATCAAAAAAGTGTTTCTGAGAATACTTTAGTATCGGTCTGGGGGTTTCTCTCTTTATATGTAATTGCCTTTGTTGTGATTATGTTAATGCTTATGTTTTCTGGTCTTGAACAAGTTAGTGCGTTTTCAGCAGCAGCAGCTTCCATTAATAATTTAGGTCCAGGCTTGGGTGATGTTTCTGCTAATTATGGGGGTATTAGCGATACAGCAAAGTGGATCCTAAGTTTTTCAATGTTATTAGGACGCTTAGAAATATTAACCTTAATGGCATTGTTACACAAAGCTTTTTGGCGTTTTTAA
- the trkA gene encoding Trk system potassium transporter TrkA: MKILILGAGQVGTTLAKYLGLDNDNDISIIDKDESNLLNLQRHLDIKTVCGHASYPNILEEADIKNMDMVIAVTRSDEGNMLACQMAHTLYQVEKKVARVRTAEYLHRKELFSPNAIPIDFVITPEELVTNYIKRMVEEPGAEQVFEFENGLVQLVETRAYKGTPIVGHPIKDLHEHLPKTWVRIVSLYRNSRAIPASGETVIRDGDRVYFMTKKASISKVIKQFRREDRTYKNIIIAGGGRIGLNLAKFLEKDHRIRVIEMNKQRVNEIADELENTLVLLGNASDEELLLEEGIENTDLFLALTDSDEINVIVSILAKRLGAYKTVALVKRNVYEDLAEQSEDVDMVISPDQITVGGILAHIRKGDTMTAYSLRQGKAEAIEIIVHGDKYHSDVVGKTIEQINLPNGVVVGSVVRNNEVIMGSRRLIIKEGDHVLLVLTDVSKIHEVEKLFEGYFD, encoded by the coding sequence ATGAAGATCTTAATTTTAGGTGCAGGGCAAGTTGGAACAACATTGGCTAAATATTTAGGTTTAGATAATGATAATGATATTTCTATTATTGATAAAGATGAGTCTAATTTATTAAATTTACAACGTCATTTAGACATTAAAACTGTGTGCGGTCATGCTTCGTACCCTAATATTCTAGAAGAGGCAGATATTAAAAATATGGATATGGTTATTGCAGTTACTCGTTCTGATGAGGGTAATATGCTGGCTTGCCAGATGGCACATACTTTATATCAAGTCGAGAAGAAAGTTGCACGTGTACGTACTGCAGAATATTTGCATAGAAAAGAGTTATTTTCACCTAATGCTATTCCAATTGATTTTGTTATTACACCTGAAGAGCTGGTGACTAATTATATTAAACGTATGGTTGAGGAACCTGGTGCTGAGCAAGTATTTGAGTTTGAAAATGGATTGGTTCAATTGGTAGAAACTAGAGCTTATAAAGGAACTCCAATTGTAGGACATCCGATTAAGGATTTACATGAGCATTTACCAAAAACATGGGTACGAATTGTGAGTTTGTATCGTAATAGTAGGGCAATTCCCGCATCAGGTGAGACGGTTATTCGTGATGGAGATCGAGTTTATTTTATGACTAAAAAAGCTAGTATTTCTAAAGTGATTAAACAATTTAGACGTGAAGATAGAACTTATAAAAATATTATTATTGCAGGTGGTGGACGTATTGGTCTTAATTTAGCAAAGTTTTTAGAAAAAGATCATCGTATTCGTGTTATTGAGATGAATAAGCAGCGTGTTAATGAAATTGCTGATGAGCTTGAAAATACATTAGTGCTTTTAGGTAACGCTTCTGATGAAGAATTATTGTTGGAAGAAGGTATTGAAAATACAGATTTATTTTTAGCTTTAACAGATTCTGATGAAATTAACGTTATTGTTTCTATTTTAGCCAAGCGTTTAGGCGCGTATAAAACAGTTGCTTTAGTTAAACGTAATGTTTATGAAGACTTAGCCGAACAAAGTGAAGATGTTGATATGGTCATATCACCTGATCAAATTACTGTTGGCGGTATTTTAGCACATATTCGTAAAGGTGATACTATGACGGCGTATTCATTACGCCAAGGTAAAGCGGAGGCAATTGAAATTATTGTGCATGGTGATAAGTATCATTCAGATGTTGTAGGTAAAACAATTGAACAAATTAATTTACCAAATGGCGTGGTTGTAGGTTCAGTGGTTAGAAATAATGAAGTAATTATGGGGTCACGGAGATTGATCATTAAAGAAGGCGATCATGTATTACTAGTACTTACTGACGTGAGTAAAATTCATGAAGTTGAAAAGTTATTTGAAGGGTATTTTGATTAA
- the coaD gene encoding pantetheine-phosphate adenylyltransferase: MKKIAIYPGSFDPITNGHVDLIKRASKLFDEIIIGISQNSKKKAFLSINDRIDTINTALKDINNIRILSFDTLLVDFASLKNAQVILRGLRAISDFEYEYQLSGINKHLNPNIETLFMTPTEQYANISSSLIKEIIALGGDISVFVPASVKTLLKHRL; this comes from the coding sequence ATGAAAAAAATCGCAATTTATCCAGGTTCGTTTGATCCAATTACTAATGGCCATGTTGATTTAATTAAACGAGCTAGTAAATTATTCGACGAGATTATCATTGGTATTTCTCAAAATAGTAAAAAAAAAGCTTTTTTAAGTATAAATGATAGAATTGATACAATCAATACTGCACTCAAAGATATTAACAATATTAGAATATTAAGTTTTGACACATTATTAGTTGACTTCGCAAGTTTGAAAAATGCACAAGTGATATTACGTGGATTACGCGCTATTAGCGATTTTGAATACGAATATCAACTTTCAGGTATAAATAAACATCTCAATCCTAACATTGAAACTCTATTTATGACTCCTACCGAACAATACGCCAATATTTCCTCTTCTTTAATAAAAGAAATTATAGCATTAGGAGGTGATATTAGTGTTTTTGTGCCTGCATCAGTAAAAACATTACTTAAACATCGCCTATAA
- the rsmD gene encoding 16S rRNA (guanine(966)-N(2))-methyltransferase RsmD, producing MVGVILLKPKKSFKLLLTITINNFFQIGSGKYRGKKFNFPYTPTLRPTSGRIRETLFNWIQFESYNKTYLDLFAGSGALSFEALSRGAKQVTSFEKDYNTYQNLQKNKALLKTNKINIFNQDALNFLSHKSTQTFDFIFLDPPFNKNYLPKTLKALIDGNYITLNTKIYIESEFKISENIVTKWLSTNIQINKQKHAGKIHYCLITLLQNFD from the coding sequence ATGGTTGGGGTAATTCTATTAAAGCCAAAAAAGAGCTTCAAGCTTCTTTTAACTATTACTATCAATAATTTTTTCCAAATTGGATCAGGTAAATATCGGGGTAAAAAATTTAATTTTCCTTATACACCTACTTTAAGACCCACATCAGGAAGAATACGAGAAACTTTATTTAATTGGATTCAATTCGAGTCATACAACAAAACCTATTTAGATTTATTTGCTGGTAGTGGTGCGTTAAGTTTTGAAGCGTTATCACGTGGCGCTAAACAAGTTACTAGTTTTGAAAAAGACTATAACACCTATCAAAATTTACAGAAAAATAAAGCACTATTAAAAACAAATAAAATAAATATTTTTAATCAAGACGCACTAAACTTTTTATCCCATAAAAGCACACAAACCTTTGATTTTATTTTTTTAGACCCCCCTTTTAATAAAAATTATCTACCAAAAACCTTAAAAGCACTTATAGATGGTAATTATATTACTTTAAATACTAAAATCTATATAGAATCTGAATTTAAAATTTCAGAAAACATAGTAACTAAATGGTTATCAACAAATATTCAAATTAATAAACAAAAACACGCAGGGAAAATACACTATTGCTTAATAACTTTATTACAAAACTTTGATTAA
- a CDS encoding polyprenyl synthetase family protein, with protein MKNLSDIQSLIKLDLKKTDEILINRLSSNVALINQMSHYIIHAGGKRLRPLLLLLCARATGYQGTHHYLMAVVIELIHTATLLHDDIVDESSTRRGKDTVNEVWGNAPSILVGDFLYSRAFEIMVEPNLMSIMCILSKTTNNIAEGEVLQLLNCQNDELTEVEYYAVIKQKTACLFQAATQIGGLLSAVNKTQETALKNYGLHLGNAFQIIDDVLDYESDAKTIGKEVGDDLSEGKTTLPMIYALSHTSGNDKQLLKDAINQADNSKIVQVIKILQSVKAFDYTRNQAYKSAQLAKQSLNLIPNSEYKDALILLCDLSLQRQS; from the coding sequence ATGAAAAATTTAAGTGATATTCAATCCCTTATAAAATTAGATTTAAAAAAAACAGACGAAATACTCATTAACCGTTTAAGTTCAAATGTTGCTTTAATTAATCAAATGAGCCATTATATTATCCATGCTGGAGGCAAACGCTTGCGTCCACTACTCTTATTACTTTGTGCGCGTGCAACTGGATATCAAGGAACACATCATTACCTTATGGCAGTAGTGATAGAATTAATTCATACTGCTACTTTACTACACGATGATATTGTTGATGAATCTAGCACACGCCGAGGAAAAGATACTGTCAATGAAGTGTGGGGTAATGCACCCAGTATTTTAGTAGGGGATTTTCTATATTCTCGCGCTTTTGAAATAATGGTTGAGCCTAATTTAATGTCCATTATGTGTATTCTTTCTAAAACAACCAATAATATTGCTGAAGGTGAAGTATTACAATTATTAAATTGTCAAAATGATGAACTAACCGAGGTTGAATATTATGCAGTAATTAAACAAAAAACAGCATGTTTATTCCAAGCGGCCACTCAAATTGGCGGGCTATTATCAGCTGTTAATAAAACTCAGGAGACTGCATTAAAAAACTACGGCTTGCATCTTGGAAACGCTTTTCAGATTATTGATGATGTACTTGATTATGAGTCAGACGCGAAGACTATAGGTAAAGAAGTTGGCGATGATTTAAGTGAAGGGAAAACCACATTACCTATGATTTACGCACTTTCTCATACTTCTGGTAATGATAAACAACTTCTAAAAGACGCCATTAATCAAGCAGATAATTCTAAAATAGTACAAGTGATTAAAATTTTACAATCGGTTAAAGCCTTTGACTATACTCGCAATCAAGCGTATAAATCAGCGCAACTTGCTAAGCAATCACTCAATCTAATACCTAACTCAGAGTATAAGGATGCATTAATCTTATTATGCGATCTTTCCTTACAACGTCAGTCATAA